Part of the Tolypothrix sp. PCC 7910 genome, TACACGCCCAGGAGCTTATACTCTCAACTTACAGGGAGGCGCAGGAAATAATCCTGGTGTACAATACCCAACTGTATTAGCTGCCCTAACAACAGCCGAAGGCGTAACACTCGCAGCCGATGTGACTAAAGTGCAATTACGTCGCAAGTTGGGAAGGACTGGCGAGCAAACAGTAACACTGAATTTAAAACAATTTATTCAAACAGGTACAATTGGGCAGGATATTACCTTAAGAGATGGTGACACCATCGTTGTACCCACTGCCACTACTTTTAACGTAGCAGAAGCACGCAATTTGTTTGCAGCTAACTTTGCTGCCGACCCCACTAGACCACGCACCGTAGCCGTAATTGGCGAAGTTAACCGTCCTGGTTCTTATCTTGTTACTCAAGGTAGTACAGAAGGACAGGCAGGGGGAACCATTGGTACTGGTTACCCAACTCTCACACGGTCAATTCAACTAGCTGGGGGAATTACACCACAAGCCGATATTCGCAATCTGAAAATCCGCCGCCCCACCAGAACTGGGACAGAACAAACTATAGATATAAATCTTTGGCAACTATTGCAGAGTGGTGATGTCAATCAAGATGTGATCGTGCAAGACGGAGATACAATTGTTATCCCAACAGCAACTGAGATTAACCCCGCAGAAGCTACTCAATTAGCGACTACTACTTTATCTCCCACGGTTATTCAAGTTGGTGTCGTAGGCGAAGTTAAAAGACCTGGCTCTGTAGATCTAAAGCCGAATAGTTCGTTAAACCAAGCATTATTAGCTGCTGGTGGATTTAACGATGCTAGAGCTAAAAGCGGTGCTGTAGATTTGATTCGCTTGAATCCCAATGGAACTGTAACTAAACGTGTAGTACAAGTAGATTTCTCCAAAGGAATCAACGAGCAAACTAATCCCATCCTCCGAAATAACGATGTGGTCGTAGTCAGCCGTAATGGTGTAGCTCGTACTGGAGATACCCTGGGTGCTATCTTTAGTCCTGTAGGTGCAGTCTTCGGGATTCTTAGAACTATCTTCTCTGGATTTTAAATTTGTCTAGGTGCTGGGGACACTGGTTAAGGATTTATGTCCCCAGACTGCAACAAAAGTGTATATTGGCCAGTCACAGTTATGCGTTATGTGCGTTATGAATTTTTTGTAACTAATAATTAATGGCTAATATGCATTTTTGGCGTAGCAAACAGCAACGTACAATATCCTGGGTGCAAGGGTTAATATGTAGCATCACCATTGCACTCAGTTGGGGTGTGGGAATGACCTCAACTTTAGCAGCCCAAAAGGTCACTATCCGCTTAGGGCCATTTCAGCAAGCGATCGCGATCGCCGACATCGAAGCATTTGCCAAAACTGGAAAACTCCCAGAAAACCTGCAACTTTTTCGCGCTTTCTTAACCCCGCAAATTCAAGAATTACTAAATCGGCGGGTACAAGTAGATCCAGGATTAGCTGATAAATTTTTTGATGAACTAGTGCGATCGCCACAAGGTCAACAATTAATTTCATCATTGGGAGTTGCGATCCCAGGTAGTACAGTAGAAGGTCTCCAAGCCGCACTCAACCTCTCTCTGCGTCAAGTGAATGGTTTGAGTGTTTTAGGATTTTTACGAGCCTACCCAGAAGAAAATATTACCGTTGACGCAACCAAAGCCATTCAAATCGCAGTAGAATTCAACGGCAATTACCTCCAAAGCCAAGCTTTAGGCACGTTGCTAGAAAGAGATTTATTAGTAAAAAATACTACAACTTTTCAACCTAGCTTTGATCCCGCTGCTATTGGTAAAGAAGCAGTACAGCAACAAACACTAACTTTACAAGACCAGCAGCGTAAAAGAAGCATCCCTGTAGATATTTATTGGAGTAAAGGTAGTACGCAAACAGAAGCACCATTGGTTGTACTTTCTCCCGGATTGGGTGCAAACCGCAAATTTTTAAGCTATTTAGCGCGTCATTTAGCTTCCTATGGAGTCACTGTAGCTGCGATTGAACATCCAGACAGCAAGATTAATAACTCTATTTATCAAGCTTCAGCAGCCACTAATTTAGCCCAACTCCTACCAGCTACAGAATTTATTGAACGCCCCAAAGATATCAGTTTCTTACTGGATGAACTAGCGAAACTCAACAATCAACCCGGAACACTGCAAGGAAAATTTAACACTGACAAAGTAACAGTCATGGGTCATTCTTTGGGAGGTTATACTGCTTTAGCCTTGTTAGGCTCAGAAGTAGACTTGGAAGCAGTCAGACAATTCTGCCAAAATTCTCTTTCTTTCAACGAATCTCCTGGGGATTGGTTGCAGTGTGCGGCTGCGCCTCTAAAAGAAAGGAAATTACAATTAAAAGACCAAAGAGTCAAAAGTGCGATCGCTTTTAACCCTGTAGTTGGTAATCTGTTTGGTAAAACAGGGCTAAATAAAATTAATAATCCAGTATTAATTTTAACTAGTACTGAAGATTCTTTAACCCCTGCTTTAAAACATCAAATCGCACCTTTTAATCAGCTGCAAAGCAACAAATATTTATTAACGGCTATTGGTGGAACTCACTTAAGTATTAGCGATCCCAGCTATAGCGCTAGTACAGCCACTACCATTTTTCAAGAAAAGCGTGGATCGGAAACTAATTCTCTGCGTCAGCTAGTTCGTGGTGTCACCTTAGCGTTTGTCAAACAGTCAACCCCAGAAGCGAAAATTTATCAACCATTTTTGACACCTGCTTACGCTCAATCTCTTTCTACACCAGAATTACCCCTGCGTTTGAATTCTGATTTACCTAGAAATATCAAACCCTGGTTAGGTTTTGTAGTTGATAAGCTGACCAAATAATTGCTAATTCGTAATTCATAATTCGTAATTAAATGGAAGCTAACACAAGCATAAGCATTTAAACCCACTTATGTGGGTTTTGTTTGTTTAATCTAAAATCGACAATCTAAAATTCGCTGTTCCATCCAGGAGGAACAGGGTATGAGCCAAAAAAATCTCAAATCGAAAATCTAAAATTGGCTTGGTCAAGATGCGATCGCAACCACACTCAGCAAAAAATACAATGGTGGAGTTGAAAACCTTTGTTATGAGGAGCCTAGACCTTGCCAGTATGTAATCAAGGTGCTTTAATAGCGATTGCATTGAGGCAAAATGTCCTATCTGCACAAGACGAGTTGAGACTTGCGATCGCATGTTGCGGCTCGTGTTCGGAAAATTACAAACTTAAAACATTAGACTTAGATTTAGGACAAGATAGTACCATGTCCTTTAAACTAAAATTTCTCCAAAAGCTAAATTAGGAGCAGATATGGAGCCAATTATTGCTATTGTCTTAGCGCTTATAGGTTATGCCTTAGGATCTGCGAAACTGATTAATCAGGGAAATGTCGCTTTAGTAGAGCGATTGGGGCGATATCATCGTAAATTAAGTCCAGGGCTGAACTTTATTGTTCCCTTGGTGGATCAGATCGTCATGGAAGATACTACACGTGAGCAGTTTATAGACATCAAGCCCCAGAATGTCATCACCAGAGATAATATTTACCTGGAAGTTGATGCTATTCTTTACTGGCGCATCAAAGATATAGAAAAGAGCTTTTACGCTATTGATGATCTCCAAGGGGCACTTGTACAGCTAGCTCACACTACACTCCGGGAAATTATTGCTCAGAATACCGTAGAAGAAACCAATGTCTCTCGCTCAGAGATGGACAGAGCCATTTTAGACCAGTTGAATGATACAACAGCTGGTTGGGGCGTTGAGATTATCCGCTTAGATATTCAGCGCATTACCCCACCTGAGAGCGTGCGGAAGTCAATGGAAGAGGAAAGAGCCGCTGAAATCAAAAAACGAGCTCTGATTTCCGAAGCTGAAGGAGAACGCCAAGCAGCAATTAAGAAAGCAGAAGGAACTATGACTTCTATGCAAATAATTGCTGAGGCTTTACGGACAAATCCTGAAAGTAAGGAAATTTTGCGTTACCTGGTTGCTCAAGACTACATCAATGCTAGTTACAGGCTAGGTGAAAGCCAAAACGCTAAAGTTGTCTTTGTAGATCCTGGCAAATCAGGTGAGCTGATGAAAGAGGTGATTGCTGAAACCACAAATACGGAAGGTAACGGCAAAAACAATAGTTAATGCTGCTATCTATTGCTGTTGACGGTATATTTATTTACAGATGTATATATTAACCTTGTGCTTCTTGTCGGTACAGCGCATCGGCTACAAGTGAAACATCCCGCATTTCTTTCACATCGTGAACTCGGAGGATATCAGCACCATTGAAGATAGCCGCACAACACGCCGCAGCTGTTCCCCAAACTCGTGCTTTGGGATCTGGTTGATTGAGAATCCGACCGATGAAACTTTTACGAGAAGGCCCTACTAAAATAGGGCAATTAAGAGATCTCAATGACCCCAAGCGGCGAAAAATTTCTAAATTTTGTTCGTAGTTTTTAGCAAAGCCAATACCAGGATCAATAATTATTTTCTGCTGGTCAATGCCTACTGTAATTGCAGCAGCTATTTGTTTTGCCAGAAAATTATAAATTTCTGCTATTAAATCTTGATAATCAGTTTGTTGTTGCATTGTTTGCGGGTTTCCCCGGATGTGCATCAACACAATAGGCACGCCCAAACTAGCTACAGTTGGCAACATTTCTGAGTCAAACGTGCCGCCAGAAATGTCATTTATCATATCAGCACCAGCAGCTACAGATGCTCTGGCTACATCTGCCCTAGTTGTATCTACAGAAATCGGTATATTAATTCCGGAGCGTAGCGCCATAACAACTGGTAAGACTCGCTCTAGTTCTTCCGCAACAGTTATTTGCTCTGCTCCTGGTTTGGTAGACTGACCACCGACATCAATAATATTAGCGCCAGCAGCTACCAATGCTTGGGCTTGTGCTATGGCCGCAGCCGTAGAGTTAAACTCACCACCATCACTAAAGCTATCGGGTGTTACATTTAATACACCCATGAGATAAGTCTGCTGTCCCCATTGGAAACAACGTCCCCGAATCATTAAGTTAGTTGGCATATGTAAAATAGGTGCTAGAGGCTAGGGACTGGGGAACTCGGGAGCCCCATTAGGGGTAATGGGGACTAGGGAGACAAGGAAGATAAGAAGACAGTCCCGATGAAACAAGTTTCACAGCTAAATCTGAAAGTGGGACTGGGATTTTTACTCAGCACTTTTTCAAGCTAGAGGATAAATAAGCAATCAGTCTTGACTCTTGTACAGACGCGATTAATCGCGTCTCTCCAACTCTTGACTTTTAACAAACGCCAAATAAAGGCTACTTCTTATAATTGACAATTCTGGCAAAACTTTCAGCTTCTAGGCTTGCGCCTCCTACCAGAACACCATCGATTTCAGGTTGAGCCATAATCTCATCAATATTATTGGGCTTAACTGAGCCACCGTATTGAATCGAAACATTAGCATTAGTCAACTGACTACGAATTAAGCCAATTACCCGATTTGCTTCTGTGACTTCACAAGTGTCGCCTGTACCAATTGCCCAAATCGGTTCATAGGCGATCACCAAATTATCCTGATCGACATTTACCAGGTCTTTCTCTAGCTGACTAATAATCAACGATTCTGTTTGATTAGCATCTCGTTGTTCTTTAGTTTCGCCTACACAAAGAATGGGGGTAAGACCATGCTTTTGCGCGGCTTTCAGCCGCAAGTTAACAGTTGCGTCTGTTTCGCCAAAGTATTGTCTTCTTTCGCTATGACCAACAATTACAAAGCGCACACCAATTTCTGTCAGCATAGGGCCAGAAATTTCGCCAGTATAGGCTCCATTTTCTTCCCAGTGGACATTTTGTGCGCCTAATTGGATACGGCTACCATGCAAATACTTAGACAAAATACTTAAGTCAGTGAAAGGAGGACATAGTAGTACTTCACGTTCTTCAGGTGTGTCCTCTAAGTGAGGCAGAAATCCGCGTAAAAACTCTTCGGACTCTGCCTGAGTTTTGAACATTTTCCAGTTACCAGCAATTACGATTTTCCGCACAGGTGATTTAGTCAAGTTCCTAACGCTACTAGATGCATTTTTCAATGTACTACTTTTTCGGACACTCCTCTCTTGACGAGTTGTGTATTACGCACAATAAGAGCAAATCCAGGGTATTCATCACAAAAATTTTATTTTTAACTGCCCAGCCCTCATCGCCTAAGAATGAAGATAAACTCAGGCTATGCAGCAAAGTGAGAAAATGAGTATTTATACTATAAAGTCAATTTACCATTGAAAAAGTGAAAATCTTGTTTCACTTGATGATTTAACAGATTATCTTCTACCACCGATTGAAACTATTTTGAGTTTTCTCGTGTGGATGGTGAAAGCCGGTTAAAAATAACTAGGATCAGATCTGAGGTAAATCCCAAATCTCACATCTAAAATTCACATGACTTCGATATTGCCCGAACCTCATCACAGCGACTCACCCAACTGGGAGGAAGAACTAGATAGTGCCATTTTTAGTTTTGAAGATATTCAAACGGAACTCAACTATAAAAGGGCACAAACGGCGTTACAAAATTTGGTAGCTAATCTTGACCTCTCTCCCCAAGAAAAACAGGGCTTAGAGGCGGAAATTAATGATTTAGATACCATGCTGGGGAAGTTAGAACGCATGGTGGTGCAGATTGCTGCTTTTGGCATGGTGGGGCGTGGTAAATCTTCTTTACTCAATGCTTTAGTTGGGCAAAGTGTATTTGAAACAGGGCCCCTACATGGCGTGACTCGTGATGCACAGCGTGTGACTTGGAGTATTAACGAGGAAGCGATTGGAGAAACTGAACGTGCTTTAAGAGTCACTTTACCAGCCGTGGGCAAATCTCAGGTGGAATTAATTGATACGCCTGGATTAGATGAAATTGATGGTGAAACCCGCGCTGTATTAGCTGAACAGATAGCAAAACAAGCAGATTTAATTTTATTTGTCATTGCTAGTGACATGACAAAGTTAGAACACCAGGCCCTTTCGCAGTTACGAGAAGCTGGTAAACCGATAATTTTGGTATTTAACAAAGTAGACCAGTATCCGGAGGCAGACCGGATGGCAATTTATCATAAAATTCGCGATGAGCGAGTCAAAGAGTTACTCTCGCCTCTAGAAATTGTTATGGCTGCAGCATCACCATTAGTCAAGACAGCAGTTCGTCGTCCTGATGGTAGCAGAGGCGTGCAGTTGCGTACAGGTAATGCTCAAGTTGACGAATTGAAGTTAAAAATTTTAGAGATTTTGCAGCGTGAAGGTAAAGCTTTAGTGGCTTTAAATACGATGCTGTATGCAGATGTTGTTAACGAACAACTAGTACAGCGTAAATTGATGATTCGGGAACAGAACGCCAGTGCGTTGATTTGGAAAGCTGTAATGACCAAAGCATTAGCGATCGCACTCAATCCGGTGACTATAGTAGATATACTCAGCAGTATTGTCATTGATATTTCGCTAATTGTGGGTTTATCTAAACTCTACGGCATTCCGATGACGGAAGCTGGTGCTGTGCAATTACTGCAAAAAATTGCTCTGAGTATGGGTGGTATTGGTGCTAGCGAATTACTAGCAAATTTGGGATTGAGTGGATTAAAAACTTTACTGGGTATCTCTGCGTCAGCTACTGCTGGTGCTGCTATTGGCCCTTATCTTTCAGTAGCAGTAACTCAAGCTGGGGTAGCTGGTGTTTCTTCTTACGGTATTGGTCAAGTTACTAAAGCTTATTTAGCTAATGGCGCGACTTGGGGGCCCGATGGGCCAAAGGCAGTCATTAGTAAAATTTTGGCAACTTTGGATGAAGCTTCTATTCTCAACCGGATTAAAGAAGAATTGCTCACAAAAGTCAAGTTGAGAAATTAGACTTATGAATTAGGAATTAATAATTGTCGCTTCTTTTATTCCAGGTAATGATCAATTAATCATAGGTACAAAAGTACTAAAATATTGAGTTTATCTCTATGAATCTGGTTTTAAATCTGGAACAGTGATTGCTTCATAAAATAAAAGCATTATTGTCAGGTGGGTACTACTATCTTTTTTGTTCAAACCCTGATGAAAACTAGTTTTTACCCTACATACAACGGCTAAAACATACCCATAGCTTGCTTCTTTGACGAGACGGATTACTATAGCAAAATTGAAAATACATATTAAGTAACATAGCAACTGTGACTACTTCCATGAAATCCTAGAATCTAGGAAATTATGACAGAGTAATTCGCGATAGCTATGACTCAAGGCGCACGGGCAAATAAATCTGGCAATATTCTCGAAGGAAATGTAGAAGCAATCTTAAACGGACATAATTATTTCCAAGTAGGGAATCATGTTTCAAGAGAGTTTATTTTATCAGCAAATTTATTACCCAAACGTTATGCTAAACAAGTTTATATCGGCGCTGGAATTTATCAAACTTCTTTAAAAGTAGATTTTTTTGTTGTAGGTGTATCCACTAGTGCTTCAGGATTAATTATCGAATGTAAATGGCAAGAAAGTGGTGGTTCAGTTGATGAAAAGTTTCCTTACCTAAATTTAAATATTAAAGAATTTTATCCTGCACCAACTATTGTAGTTATTGGCGGTGAAGGCATGAGAGAAGGAGCAATTAATTGGCGCAAAAGTCAGGTTGCATCTAATCGGAATTTATTAGCAGTTTATAGCTTAGATAGGTTTATAGCCTGGGCAAATAAATACTGCTAATTAGCTCCTGAGTTTATTTATTAATAAGCCATAGTTTAGTTATTTATGAAAATTACGCTATAATTTGATGAATTAATATGATGTAATTAATAACTC contains:
- a CDS encoding SLBB domain-containing protein codes for the protein MLNTGLLKILTQSIMGVVVLTAVNVAAPSASQAQRQPISQNRRPVLPNAQLTTPTTPPVAPPVSSTIDTNYLLGGGDLIRVNVFEVPEYTGEYQVPPGGSINLPLIGSISVLGLTTEQAADLISEQYKRYLKRPLISVNLLSPRPINIFVAGEVTRPGAYTLNLQGGAGNNPGVQYPTVLAALTTAEGVTLAADVTKVQLRRKLGRTGEQTVTLNLKQFIQTGTIGQDITLRDGDTIVVPTATTFNVAEARNLFAANFAADPTRPRTVAVIGEVNRPGSYLVTQGSTEGQAGGTIGTGYPTLTRSIQLAGGITPQADIRNLKIRRPTRTGTEQTIDINLWQLLQSGDVNQDVIVQDGDTIVIPTATEINPAEATQLATTTLSPTVIQVGVVGEVKRPGSVDLKPNSSLNQALLAAGGFNDARAKSGAVDLIRLNPNGTVTKRVVQVDFSKGINEQTNPILRNNDVVVVSRNGVARTGDTLGAIFSPVGAVFGILRTIFSGF
- the folP gene encoding dihydropteroate synthase; its protein translation is MPTNLMIRGRCFQWGQQTYLMGVLNVTPDSFSDGGEFNSTAAAIAQAQALVAAGANIIDVGGQSTKPGAEQITVAEELERVLPVVMALRSGINIPISVDTTRADVARASVAAGADMINDISGGTFDSEMLPTVASLGVPIVLMHIRGNPQTMQQQTDYQDLIAEIYNFLAKQIAAAITVGIDQQKIIIDPGIGFAKNYEQNLEIFRRLGSLRSLNCPILVGPSRKSFIGRILNQPDPKARVWGTAAACCAAIFNGADILRVHDVKEMRDVSLVADALYRQEAQG
- a CDS encoding GTP-binding protein: MTSILPEPHHSDSPNWEEELDSAIFSFEDIQTELNYKRAQTALQNLVANLDLSPQEKQGLEAEINDLDTMLGKLERMVVQIAAFGMVGRGKSSLLNALVGQSVFETGPLHGVTRDAQRVTWSINEEAIGETERALRVTLPAVGKSQVELIDTPGLDEIDGETRAVLAEQIAKQADLILFVIASDMTKLEHQALSQLREAGKPIILVFNKVDQYPEADRMAIYHKIRDERVKELLSPLEIVMAAASPLVKTAVRRPDGSRGVQLRTGNAQVDELKLKILEILQREGKALVALNTMLYADVVNEQLVQRKLMIREQNASALIWKAVMTKALAIALNPVTIVDILSSIVIDISLIVGLSKLYGIPMTEAGAVQLLQKIALSMGGIGASELLANLGLSGLKTLLGISASATAGAAIGPYLSVAVTQAGVAGVSSYGIGQVTKAYLANGATWGPDGPKAVISKILATLDEASILNRIKEELLTKVKLRN
- a CDS encoding alpha/beta hydrolase, with translation MHFWRSKQQRTISWVQGLICSITIALSWGVGMTSTLAAQKVTIRLGPFQQAIAIADIEAFAKTGKLPENLQLFRAFLTPQIQELLNRRVQVDPGLADKFFDELVRSPQGQQLISSLGVAIPGSTVEGLQAALNLSLRQVNGLSVLGFLRAYPEENITVDATKAIQIAVEFNGNYLQSQALGTLLERDLLVKNTTTFQPSFDPAAIGKEAVQQQTLTLQDQQRKRSIPVDIYWSKGSTQTEAPLVVLSPGLGANRKFLSYLARHLASYGVTVAAIEHPDSKINNSIYQASAATNLAQLLPATEFIERPKDISFLLDELAKLNNQPGTLQGKFNTDKVTVMGHSLGGYTALALLGSEVDLEAVRQFCQNSLSFNESPGDWLQCAAAPLKERKLQLKDQRVKSAIAFNPVVGNLFGKTGLNKINNPVLILTSTEDSLTPALKHQIAPFNQLQSNKYLLTAIGGTHLSISDPSYSASTATTIFQEKRGSETNSLRQLVRGVTLAFVKQSTPEAKIYQPFLTPAYAQSLSTPELPLRLNSDLPRNIKPWLGFVVDKLTK
- a CDS encoding SPFH domain-containing protein; its protein translation is MEPIIAIVLALIGYALGSAKLINQGNVALVERLGRYHRKLSPGLNFIVPLVDQIVMEDTTREQFIDIKPQNVITRDNIYLEVDAILYWRIKDIEKSFYAIDDLQGALVQLAHTTLREIIAQNTVEETNVSRSEMDRAILDQLNDTTAGWGVEIIRLDIQRITPPESVRKSMEEERAAEIKKRALISEAEGERQAAIKKAEGTMTSMQIIAEALRTNPESKEILRYLVAQDYINASYRLGESQNAKVVFVDPGKSGELMKEVIAETTNTEGNGKNNS
- a CDS encoding PD-(D/E)XK nuclease superfamily protein; translated protein: MTQGARANKSGNILEGNVEAILNGHNYFQVGNHVSREFILSANLLPKRYAKQVYIGAGIYQTSLKVDFFVVGVSTSASGLIIECKWQESGGSVDEKFPYLNLNIKEFYPAPTIVVIGGEGMREGAINWRKSQVASNRNLLAVYSLDRFIAWANKYC
- the tpiA gene encoding triose-phosphate isomerase, whose protein sequence is MRKIVIAGNWKMFKTQAESEEFLRGFLPHLEDTPEEREVLLCPPFTDLSILSKYLHGSRIQLGAQNVHWEENGAYTGEISGPMLTEIGVRFVIVGHSERRQYFGETDATVNLRLKAAQKHGLTPILCVGETKEQRDANQTESLIISQLEKDLVNVDQDNLVIAYEPIWAIGTGDTCEVTEANRVIGLIRSQLTNANVSIQYGGSVKPNNIDEIMAQPEIDGVLVGGASLEAESFARIVNYKK